In Nicotiana tabacum cultivar K326 chromosome 2, ASM71507v2, whole genome shotgun sequence, the following proteins share a genomic window:
- the LOC107822018 gene encoding FBD-associated F-box protein At5g60610-like translates to MSARQRSCNFNEDRISGLPDAILIHILSLLPTIDSLNTILIRRFNHLWPFIHTLTFDQCMFPGHNYVYYSQANRPDYDERFLNFIRHVILLNKSPTLYKFCLDFHFSISHSIRQRVSNRWQYDCLRSEKRMANEIGTWIQFALNKNLKVLDLSISAHGTFEPWAYYDLPNFILSSPHLVELRLAYCKINAKKKSELKALTTFSLDNVMLMDQSMDYILSGCPVLEELTLWFCYGHRRLVLLNSNLKTLVLGIRWFGTRIHVSCPTLLSLDMSETVEVLDIINVASIVEVSVNRMEKFDFKEYKDYQEMRILLQIITGAKTLKLCSWFALVCGFFSFSTTSPGIFFMVVDKSTSSDLQLQDASPSIGFCEMNATSWIHSYDFDGDEFWNIVVTPVQCLTHHLKTVEVAGFVMEKHVIHFVEYLLRSSMVLEEMVIFAEKQTWIYGPITLMSGKVQEFEERLMNAPKASASAAVVFY, encoded by the exons ATGTCTGCAAGGCAAAGAAGCTGTAACTTTAATGAAGACCGTATAAGTGGACTACCAGATGCCATCCTCATCCATATTCTCTCCTTATTGCCAACAATCGATTCTCTGAACACAATCTTGATTCGACGATTTAATCACCTCTGGCCATTCATCCACACACTCACTTTTGATCAATGCATGTTTCCGGGGCATAACTATGTCTATTATAGTCAAGCTAATCGTCCTGACTATGACGAAAGGTTCTTGAACTTTATTCGTCATGTGATTCTTCTTAATAAGAGCCCAACTCTTTATAAGTTCTGCCTTGATTTTCATTTTAGTATATCTCATTCAATTCGACAGAGAGTATCCAACAGATGGCAGTATGACTGTTTGAGGAGTGAGAAAAGAATGGCTAATGAAATTGGTACTTGGATCCAGTTCGCATTAAATAAGAATTTGAAGGTCCTTGACTTGTCCATCTCTGCACATGGTACATTTGAGCCCTGGGCTTATTATGATCTGCCTAATTTTATTCTAAGCAGTCCTCATTTGGTTGAACTCCGATTGGCATACTGTAAGATCAATGCAAAAAAGAAGAGCGAGTTGAAGGCTCTAACAACATTTTCTCTTGATAATGTTATGCTAATGGATCAATCGATGGATTATATTCTATCTGGTTGCCCGGTGCTTGAGGAATTGACTCTGTGGTTTTGCTACGGCCATAGAAGACTGGTTCTGCTCAATTCGAATTTAAAGACATTGGTACTTGGCATTAGATGGTTTGGAACAAGGATACACGTCTCATGTCCAACTCTCCTATCATTAGACATGTCTGAAACTGTGGAGGTACTGGATATTATCAATGTAGCATCTATTGTTGAAGTGTCTGTCAATCGTATGGAGAAGTTTGATTTCAAAGAGTACAAGGATTATCAAGAAATGAGAATACTCCTCCAAATAATTACTGGGGCCAAAACTCTCAAGCTATGTTCCTGGTTTGCTCTGGTATGTGGCTTTTTCTCTTTCTCCACAACTTCTCCAG GTATTTTCTTCATGGTAGTTGACAAATCTACCAGCTCCGACCTTCAGTTGCAAGACGCTTCACCTTCAATTGGATTTTGTGAAATG AACGCAACTTCGTGGATTCACTCATATGACTTTGATGGAGATGAATTTTGGAATATAGTAGTTACTCCTGTCCAGTGCTTGACTCATCACCTCAAGACGGTGGAGGTAGCTGGTTTCGTAATGGAGAAGCATGTGATTCATTTTGTGGAATATTTGCTCAGGAGTTCCATGGTGTTAGAGGAAATGGTGATATTCGCGGAGAAGCAGACGTGGATCTATGGCCCAATTACTCTTATGTCTGGTAAGGTTCAGGAATTCGAGGAGAGGCTAATGAATGCCCCAAAAGCCTCTGCCTCTGCTGCAGTGGTTTTCTATTGA